A stretch of the Panicum virgatum strain AP13 chromosome 9N, P.virgatum_v5, whole genome shotgun sequence genome encodes the following:
- the LOC120693087 gene encoding homeobox protein knotted-1-like 7, with protein sequence MEDLSDLGGRGHPGAARPTPGASLPSSSKVSVQVYTVPSSASGGGARAHVVAPAMLHESSGSGHGGRGGDLDPVKARIVSHPRYHGLLAAFLDCHKVGCPPEAAEEIAAATREREAWQRAAAAGDGARSGPDPELDQFMDSYCELLVAWKEELSRPLRESKEFLTTVESQLNSITSTGPPLGALISADDKIGLNDFSDDDEEQGSGRESEEAFVIDPCSDDKELKRRLLKKYRGCLGNLRKELCKKRKKGKLPKEARQKLLSWWELHYRCPYPSEMEKIALAESTGLEQKQINNWFINQRKRHWKPSEEMQMMDGFHPAQQNAAAAALYVDARLVGAAAPAMFFAWPDHGAHDLWHN encoded by the exons ATGGAGGATCTCTCGGATCTTGGGGGCCGCGGCCACCCGGGCGCTGCAAGGCCGACGCCGGGGGCTTCGTTGCCGTCCTCTTCTAAAGTCTCCGTGCAAGTCTACACCGTCCCGAGCTCAGCTTCCGGCGGTGGAGCTCGAGCTCATGTGGTTGCCCCGGCGATGCTGCACGAGTCTAGCGGcagtggccatggcggccgcggtGGTGATCTGGACCCGGTCAAGGCCAGGATCGTCTCCCACCCTCGCTACcacggcctcctcgccgccttcCTGGACTGCCACAAG GTGGGCTGCCCGCCGGAGGCGGCCGAGGAGATCGCGGCGGCAACGCGGGAGCGCGAGGCGTGGCagcgcgcagccgccgccggcgacggcgcgcgctCAGGGCCGGACCCGGAGCTCGACCAGTTCATG GATTCTTACTGCGAGCTGCTTGTGGCGTGGAAGGAGGAGCTGAGCCGGCCGCTGCGGGAGTCCAAGGAGTTCCTGACGACGGTGGAGTCGCAGCTCAACTCCATTACCAGCACCGGGCCACCCCTCGGAGCTCTTATCTCAGCAG ATGATAAAATTGGACTAAATGATTTTTCCGACGACGATGAAGAACAAGGCAGCGGCAGGGAGTCAGAAGAAGCTTTTGTCATCGACCCTTGCTCAGATGACAAGGAGCTCAAGAGGCGTCTCCTCAAGAAATACAGGGGGTGCTTGGGCAACCTGAGAAAGGAGCTgtgcaagaagaggaagaagggcaAGCTCCCCAAGGAGGCCCGGCAGAAGCTGCTCAGCTGGTGGGAGCTGCACTATCGATGTCCGTACCCCTCG GAGATGGAGAAGATTGCGCTGGCCGAGTCGACGGGGCTGGAGCAGAAGCAGATCAACAACTGGTTCATCAACCAGCGGAAGCGGCACTGGAAGCCCTCGGaggagatgcagatgatggacGGGTTCCACCCGGCGcagcagaacgccgccgccgctgcgctctACGTCGACGCCCGCCTCGTGGGAGCAGCAGCGCCGGCGATGTTCTTTGCCTGGCCGGATCACGGGGCTCATGACCTCTGGCACAATTGA
- the LOC120692618 gene encoding uncharacterized protein LOC120692618 — translation MGQSESLLSRQQPRPQWADEITTVSEGRRDDADADPLVRRIRSLTIAPPLLSSQSESEAESSSLTDILVWKPSTSSAASGTLNPNVLAELFSMYREWQEENAKKISQKQEEIENKIETADALAVKLLQRFNYSLTSMRSTSHNLAEVHPLQIEVGELKGRLTEVISNCDALCKRIGAEGPESLRSSVQPSTAGRAEAEGSSSPDTKQES, via the exons ATGGGGCAATCCGAATCGCTCCTCTCCAGGCAGCAGCCGCGCCCGCAGTGGGCCGACGAGATCACGACGGTGTCCGAGGGCCGGcgcgacgacgccgacgccgaccccCTCGTCCGCCGCATCCGATCCCTCACCATA GCTCCACCGCTGTTGAGCTCTCAGTCTGAATCGGAGGCAGAGAGCAGCAGCCTCACCGACATCCTCGTCTGGAAGCCCTCTACCTCTTCTGCTGCCTCCG GAACTCTGAACCCGAATGTCCTGGCTGAGCTTTTCTCGATGTACCGTGAATGGCAAGAAGAGAATGCCAAAAAAATTAGCCAAAAGCAG gaggaaatAGAAAACAAGATAGAAACGGCTGATGCATTGGCTGTCAAGCTTCTCCAGCGGTTCAATTATTCACTTACCTCCATGAGATCCACCTCCCACAACCTTGCTGAAG TTCATCCGCTGCAGATCGAAGTTGGTGAATTGAAGGGCAGGCTGACTGAAGTCATAAGCAACTGCGATGCGTTGTGCAAGAGAATCGGTGCGGAAGGACCAGAAAGCCTACGCTCATCTGTTCAACCTTCCACGGCTGGTAGAGCAGAGGCAGAAGGCAGTAGTTCACCTGACACAAAACAAGAGTCCTGA